The Solibacillus sp. FSL W7-1436 genome window below encodes:
- a CDS encoding nitroreductase family protein, with protein sequence MTLSVRDAVLQRRSIKLFNGQQVDKKAVMEILDDAKWAPNHGNRQPWRIVVGAEEQLPKVHELLRDLAVPKWQELSEDALAIQMKKFTLAGAYAIVLVTEDVRQKERLEDYAAAACYLQNVQLLAWEKGIGTCWKTPGFLDNPKFREALNAQPHERVISMFQFGYYDNVPNVRVRKELSEFVTEFGQ encoded by the coding sequence ATGACTTTATCAGTAAGAGACGCAGTATTGCAACGCCGTTCGATTAAGCTGTTTAATGGGCAGCAGGTTGACAAAAAGGCGGTAATGGAAATTTTGGATGATGCAAAATGGGCACCGAATCACGGTAACCGTCAGCCATGGCGCATCGTAGTAGGTGCAGAGGAACAGCTGCCAAAAGTACATGAGCTGCTTCGAGACCTTGCAGTTCCGAAATGGCAGGAGCTTTCGGAAGATGCGCTTGCTATACAAATGAAAAAATTCACATTGGCCGGTGCATACGCAATTGTGCTTGTGACAGAAGATGTTCGTCAAAAAGAACGATTGGAAGACTATGCAGCGGCAGCTTGCTATTTACAAAATGTGCAACTACTGGCATGGGAAAAAGGCATCGGTACTTGCTGGAAAACACCTGGCTTCCTGGACAACCCGAAATTCCGTGAAGCATTAAACGCACAGCCGCATGAACGTGTCATTTCAATGTTCCAGTTCGGTTATTACGATAATGTGCCAAATGTACGAGTACGTAAAGAGCTTTCTGAATTCGTAACGGAATTTGGTCAATAA
- a CDS encoding sensor domain-containing protein has product MTKEQIYSTSTEPLLDTPFPSFVLLPNGTLVHGNLRHLDYPIKETKELIGNSIHDTLFSEVGDDVIESILTSSVALCLHNIPLSLKGKPSKTCTLYTKPTIFANEQAISVLCIPNEEVRLMDEEQQHLVDLKNGIHQSFMTVTLDQDGFITQTNQSFLTASRWTPKRVIGKTLWQLFPQNPESEKVVLEIWKTLQNGQVWQGEVEKLTKDEQLYWVHLTAIPMMGQTSEKNEYLLIERNITNEKKIQFQLEKIAYIDTETGMMNVHRLEKIIGEMIEEERHFSFVYLSIDKFYTIKDLHDGVAGNSLILEFTKRMKMYFQDSTMARINESEFVVITPLPEWFTQGFLNYLQQNPIYSGNVAVPLSLSGGITRFPEDQMTFSQLMKASLATIASVRSAGGDSIVSLSKSSHAALNRRSIVEKRLLLALDQKNLHVLYQPQLDLGSGKITAVEALVRWDDEEIGAVSPDELIPIAEETGLINNIGSFMLEKACEQAVLWKNAGHAIKVSINSSVREFRDKNMAKSILETLERTGCPANLLQIEITEKFALEAEAESGIIKQMRTLENEGIVFALDDFGTGYGSFRYMQLLPISILKIDQTFIRALKSEKNQQLVNGMVQLGKSMNLTVVAEGVETEEQMQFLTSIGCEVIQGYFVSKPSSIEEITSLLG; this is encoded by the coding sequence ATGACAAAAGAACAAATCTATTCTACTAGTACCGAGCCACTACTAGATACCCCTTTTCCTTCTTTTGTACTTTTGCCTAATGGTACACTCGTTCATGGAAATCTCCGTCATTTAGACTATCCAATAAAAGAGACAAAAGAACTAATCGGAAATTCCATACACGACACGCTATTTTCAGAAGTAGGTGACGATGTCATTGAATCCATTTTAACAAGTTCGGTAGCGTTATGTTTACACAACATTCCTCTTTCACTGAAAGGTAAGCCTTCCAAAACTTGCACCCTTTATACGAAGCCGACAATCTTTGCTAATGAACAGGCAATTTCTGTTCTTTGTATTCCAAATGAAGAAGTTCGTTTAATGGATGAAGAACAGCAACATTTAGTCGATCTTAAGAACGGGATTCATCAGTCTTTCATGACCGTTACACTTGACCAGGACGGCTTTATTACCCAGACAAATCAGTCGTTTTTAACAGCAAGCCGCTGGACACCGAAACGGGTTATCGGGAAAACATTGTGGCAATTGTTCCCGCAAAATCCCGAATCAGAAAAGGTAGTCCTGGAAATTTGGAAAACACTGCAAAATGGACAAGTATGGCAAGGTGAAGTTGAGAAACTGACAAAGGATGAGCAGCTTTACTGGGTACATTTAACGGCGATTCCGATGATGGGCCAAACATCTGAAAAAAACGAGTATTTGCTGATTGAACGTAATATTACAAACGAGAAAAAGATTCAGTTCCAACTGGAGAAAATTGCATATATCGATACAGAAACAGGAATGATGAATGTTCACCGCCTGGAAAAAATCATCGGGGAAATGATTGAGGAAGAGCGCCATTTTTCATTCGTTTATTTAAGTATCGATAAGTTTTACACAATTAAGGATTTACATGATGGCGTAGCCGGAAATTCCCTTATCTTAGAGTTTACGAAACGCATGAAAATGTATTTCCAAGATAGTACGATGGCTCGTATAAATGAAAGTGAATTTGTCGTAATTACACCATTGCCAGAATGGTTTACACAAGGTTTCCTGAATTATTTACAGCAAAATCCAATCTACAGCGGTAACGTAGCAGTCCCACTTTCATTAAGCGGCGGGATTACACGCTTCCCGGAAGATCAAATGACATTCTCTCAATTAATGAAGGCATCATTGGCTACCATCGCTTCTGTAAGGAGCGCGGGCGGTGACAGCATCGTTTCATTATCAAAATCTTCACATGCTGCATTAAACCGCAGATCGATAGTTGAAAAGCGGTTACTGCTTGCACTAGATCAGAAAAACCTGCATGTTCTGTACCAGCCTCAACTTGATTTAGGAAGCGGTAAAATTACTGCTGTCGAAGCATTAGTCCGTTGGGATGATGAAGAAATCGGTGCTGTTTCACCTGATGAACTGATTCCTATTGCGGAAGAGACAGGCCTTATTAATAATATCGGTTCGTTTATGCTGGAAAAAGCATGTGAACAAGCGGTCCTATGGAAAAATGCAGGTCACGCGATCAAAGTTAGCATCAACTCTTCTGTACGCGAGTTCCGTGATAAAAATATGGCCAAGTCCATTTTGGAAACACTTGAACGTACTGGATGTCCCGCAAATTTACTGCAAATCGAAATTACCGAAAAGTTTGCGTTGGAAGCTGAAGCTGAATCGGGCATTATTAAGCAAATGCGTACACTTGAAAATGAGGGCATCGTCTTTGCGCTGGACGACTTCGGTACAGGATACGGCTCGTTCCGTTACATGCAGCTTCTGCCGATTTCTATCTTAAAAATTGACCAGACATTTATCCGCGCACTGAAATCGGAAAAAAACCAGCAGCTCGTAAATGGTATGGTACAACTAGGAAAATCAATGAATTTAACGGTTGTAGCGGAAGGTGTGGAAACAGAAGAACAAATGCAGTTCCTGACAAGCATCGGCTGTGAGGTCATCCAAGGTTACTTTGTAAGCAAACCAAGCTCTATCGAAGAAATCACTTCATTACTAGGATAA
- a CDS encoding threonine/serine exporter family protein translates to MEHVLAQVVISFIATACFGVIFNAPIKTIPACGFVGAVGWAVYYVLFESGLDDVRASFLGAFVVSLVAYFFARRFRMPMIIFSVSGIIPLVPGGIAYSTMRNVMELDYIAGLENGMRAFMISGAIAMGLVFAEVMMQIILRIMRKGRTSIQSFTKVKKRSS, encoded by the coding sequence GTGGAGCATGTGCTGGCTCAAGTCGTTATTAGTTTTATTGCAACCGCCTGTTTTGGGGTCATTTTTAATGCCCCGATCAAAACAATCCCGGCATGTGGTTTTGTCGGTGCTGTAGGGTGGGCTGTCTATTATGTTCTTTTCGAAAGTGGACTGGATGATGTACGCGCATCTTTTCTTGGTGCGTTTGTCGTTTCATTAGTAGCATATTTCTTTGCGCGCAGATTTAGGATGCCGATGATTATATTCAGTGTTTCCGGAATTATTCCGCTAGTACCCGGGGGCATTGCTTACAGTACAATGCGCAATGTGATGGAGCTCGATTATATTGCTGGACTGGAAAATGGGATGCGCGCATTTATGATTTCCGGCGCGATTGCGATGGGGCTTGTATTTGCGGAAGTAATGATGCAGATCATCCTGCGTATAATGAGAAAAGGAAGAACTTCGATTCAGTCCTTTACAAAAGTAAAAAAGAGAAGCTCGTAA
- a CDS encoding polysaccharide deacetylase family protein, which yields MTNPYRKRRGPWIDLLLIGAIGFLGAIIVFLTFLSDDPIFGPSDKTSAQEHTITEEASQFPGIKIVTDRSDDKMVPYTVQYPLTEYEAFNKAVTTYIEESKQYYISMMRLQQDSKKLTGDLKITVETFEHDHYYSFVLTNNTILNTEEKQTTIQTFLIDYETGYLFDIRDLLNEDLESLKTFAAHIQSEMLKSPAYKEYVLEKELAFATEPKWRLFKRFALKDESLFIYFNKGEVAKPEAGVPVVEIPLSFINPLLASDFQIAMQSENTIIPSDKGSSKKRIALTFDDGPHPEVTKQILVLLEKYNAKATFFMLGSRAQYYPGLVREVLDSGHELGNHTWSHPVLTKMSPAEIEKEYNSTEEAIIHATGENSTVFRPPYGAINEEIRNAIPCKSVNWTIDTLDWKYRDSEKLFPMVKEVLHNNAIVLMHDIHQSTADGLEPVLAYLQKEGYEFLTVSEILPYH from the coding sequence ATGACAAACCCTTACAGAAAACGGCGTGGTCCTTGGATTGACTTACTTCTTATTGGCGCTATCGGTTTTTTAGGTGCCATTATCGTTTTTTTAACTTTTTTAAGCGATGATCCGATTTTCGGGCCCAGCGATAAAACATCCGCTCAAGAACATACGATCACGGAGGAAGCATCACAATTCCCCGGAATAAAAATTGTCACAGACCGTTCTGATGACAAGATGGTGCCCTATACCGTTCAATATCCGCTAACGGAATATGAAGCTTTCAATAAAGCGGTAACGACTTATATAGAAGAGTCAAAACAATATTACATAAGCATGATGCGTCTGCAGCAGGACTCAAAGAAGTTAACAGGCGATTTAAAGATAACTGTCGAAACATTCGAGCATGATCATTATTACTCCTTTGTTTTAACGAATAATACGATTTTAAATACCGAAGAGAAGCAAACAACGATTCAAACGTTTCTAATTGATTATGAAACAGGCTATCTGTTTGATATTCGCGACCTTTTAAATGAGGATTTAGAAAGCCTGAAAACTTTTGCTGCTCATATCCAATCGGAAATGCTTAAAAGTCCAGCTTATAAAGAGTATGTATTAGAAAAGGAGCTCGCATTCGCTACCGAGCCAAAATGGCGTTTATTTAAACGTTTTGCATTGAAAGATGAATCTCTTTTCATTTACTTTAATAAAGGTGAAGTGGCAAAACCGGAAGCAGGTGTACCGGTAGTTGAAATTCCTTTATCATTCATCAACCCGCTTTTAGCATCTGATTTCCAAATAGCGATGCAATCCGAAAATACGATTATTCCTAGTGATAAGGGTTCATCAAAAAAACGGATCGCCCTTACGTTTGATGACGGTCCACACCCGGAAGTAACGAAACAGATTTTAGTCCTTCTGGAAAAGTACAATGCCAAGGCGACATTCTTTATGCTAGGTAGCCGGGCACAATATTATCCGGGCTTAGTACGTGAAGTGCTTGATAGCGGTCATGAACTCGGTAATCATACGTGGTCACATCCCGTTTTAACAAAAATGTCTCCTGCTGAAATTGAAAAGGAGTACAATTCCACAGAGGAAGCGATTATCCATGCAACGGGCGAAAATTCAACGGTTTTCCGTCCTCCATATGGGGCGATTAATGAGGAAATTCGTAACGCCATCCCATGTAAATCAGTTAACTGGACGATTGATACACTTGACTGGAAATACCGCGATTCAGAAAAGCTGTTCCCGATGGTGAAAGAGGTATTGCATAATAACGCGATCGTGTTAATGCATGACATTCATCAATCTACAGCAGATGGACTGGAGCCTGTCCTTGCATACTTACAAAAGGAAGGCTATGAATTTTTAACGGTTTCTGAAATTTTGCCGTATCATTAA
- a CDS encoding GNAT family N-acetyltransferase, with protein sequence MNLSAITVSFPLDEETYEEVQKLCKSAAVCDGVLLNQVMNLPVAKSYEMRGFYVLVYDDEKNLLVGAGTAVDLMGLNTYEWSMLVAPMYRQLGIGTAILNVLKEGLAMRESEGELALVVEGSYYGKEFLQNNGYLYSFSEATLEARAEVLQKEGPVSLRPFMQKDTEALVSIFSDAFGDIREESLELIEFNTTTEGLVMWTAEIDGEVVGTVTTRKEGEVQWITAFAVSPKRQRQGIGTQILNLVKDYALRSGDKTILLDVEVENMAALHVYEKAGFMKSSQLDYYIYIGS encoded by the coding sequence ATGAATTTATCGGCAATAACAGTGTCGTTTCCTTTAGATGAAGAAACATATGAAGAAGTACAGAAATTATGCAAATCGGCGGCCGTTTGTGATGGCGTACTGTTAAATCAAGTTATGAATTTACCGGTAGCGAAAAGCTATGAAATGCGGGGATTTTATGTTCTTGTATATGATGATGAGAAGAATCTGCTGGTAGGAGCAGGAACTGCGGTCGACTTGATGGGGTTAAATACGTATGAATGGTCGATGCTCGTTGCACCAATGTATCGTCAGCTCGGAATTGGTACGGCAATATTGAATGTGCTGAAAGAAGGATTGGCGATGCGTGAAAGTGAAGGAGAGCTTGCATTAGTCGTGGAAGGCTCTTATTACGGCAAAGAATTTCTTCAAAATAACGGGTATTTATACAGCTTTTCGGAAGCTACATTGGAAGCCCGTGCGGAAGTTTTGCAAAAAGAGGGACCTGTTTCTTTACGCCCGTTTATGCAAAAGGACACGGAAGCACTTGTTTCAATTTTCAGTGATGCATTCGGCGATATTCGTGAAGAATCATTGGAACTGATCGAATTTAATACAACAACAGAAGGCCTTGTCATGTGGACAGCCGAAATTGATGGGGAAGTCGTTGGAACAGTGACGACCCGCAAAGAAGGCGAAGTACAGTGGATTACGGCATTTGCGGTATCTCCGAAAAGACAGCGCCAAGGAATCGGCACGCAAATTTTAAATTTAGTGAAAGACTATGCGCTTCGGTCGGGTGACAAGACAATTTTACTCGATGTGGAAGTCGAAAACATGGCAGCCCTTCATGTATATGAAAAGGCCGGGTTCATGAAGTCATCACAGCTCGATTATTACATTTATATTGGATCGTAA
- a CDS encoding threonine/serine exporter family protein, whose product MNGENTELALDCFLLAGRIMIESGAETYRVEDTMLRMARSQNMMNAQSYVTPTGIIFSLGKTQPTQITSIPTRITDLHRIVLVNNVSRKLTSQMITLEQAYDELKKIEKTNYFLPISIQVLAACLASSAFLLLFKGTFSDIPAAFVAGGVGLYIVTILHNMTRVKFFSEFLASVGVAAVAYTAVHFNVGTEIDKIIIGSVMPLVPGLLITNAVRDLMAGHFTAGMAKGAEAFLTAFAIGSGVALVLSL is encoded by the coding sequence ATGAATGGTGAAAATACTGAACTGGCGCTCGACTGCTTTTTGCTTGCTGGCCGTATTATGATTGAAAGCGGTGCTGAAACGTATCGAGTTGAAGATACGATGTTAAGAATGGCCCGTTCTCAAAATATGATGAATGCACAAAGCTATGTTACGCCGACAGGTATTATTTTCTCTCTAGGTAAAACGCAGCCTACACAAATTACATCGATTCCAACACGAATTACAGATTTACATCGAATTGTGCTTGTAAACAATGTTTCACGTAAGCTTACATCTCAAATGATAACATTAGAGCAGGCGTATGACGAGTTAAAGAAGATAGAAAAAACAAATTATTTCCTACCGATTTCCATTCAAGTTTTGGCAGCATGTTTAGCGAGCAGCGCCTTTTTACTGCTGTTTAAAGGAACGTTTTCGGATATTCCGGCGGCCTTTGTTGCAGGAGGCGTCGGCCTGTATATTGTGACGATTCTTCATAATATGACCCGTGTCAAGTTTTTCTCTGAGTTTTTAGCATCGGTAGGAGTGGCTGCTGTTGCATATACCGCAGTACATTTTAATGTCGGTACGGAAATAGACAAAATTATTATCGGTTCGGTCATGCCTTTAGTGCCGGGTCTGCTCATTACGAATGCGGTCCGCGATTTGATGGCAGGACATTTCACGGCAGGGATGGCAAAGGGTGCCGAAGCCTTTTTAACAGCGTTTGCGATTGGTTCAGGTGTTGCGCTTGTTCTTTCGCTATAA
- a CDS encoding amidase domain-containing protein, with amino-acid sequence MPTYNRMAAVAYANRWWDSFNPEYPVFRDDCTNFISQCLRAGGAPMWGAPNRGQGWWMIGQPERWSYSWSVAHSLRWYLETSTKGLRATRVNSASELQLGDVIFYDFTGDGRIDHSTIVTRIKEGVPYVNAHTSNSSDRLYTYEDSTAYTPNMQYYYFHIADEF; translated from the coding sequence TTGCCTACTTATAATCGGATGGCTGCTGTTGCTTATGCAAATAGATGGTGGGACAGCTTTAATCCCGAATATCCGGTCTTTCGGGACGATTGTACGAACTTTATTTCCCAATGTTTACGTGCTGGAGGGGCTCCAATGTGGGGGGCACCGAATCGGGGGCAGGGCTGGTGGATGATCGGACAACCGGAGCGCTGGAGTTATAGCTGGTCTGTTGCGCATTCCCTTCGCTGGTATTTGGAAACGTCCACGAAAGGCTTACGTGCGACAAGGGTAAACTCGGCAAGTGAACTGCAGCTTGGGGATGTTATTTTTTATGATTTTACGGGGGACGGCCGCATCGATCACAGTACAATTGTGACGCGTATAAAGGAGGGGGTTCCGTATGTAAATGCCCATACATCGAACAGCAGCGACCGCCTCTATACGTATGAAGATTCCACTGCTTATACTCCGAACATGCAGTATTACTATTTCCATATAGCGGATGAGTTTTAA
- a CDS encoding multidrug DMT transporter permease: protein MKTKWLLSSSAVIMGLVGLAGTFIPEEISKILGIASTPVTLILLQIIGGLYLGFAMLNWFTRSALIGGIYNKPVVLGNLMHCIVVFFALIRQLAEQFHFLLLILTFIYFGFAVWFTLVMRSNPLSNQSKMPV, encoded by the coding sequence ATGAAAACGAAATGGCTTTTGAGTAGTAGTGCCGTGATAATGGGTTTGGTGGGGTTGGCAGGAACATTTATTCCCGAAGAAATTTCAAAAATATTAGGGATTGCCTCTACCCCTGTTACTCTGATTCTTTTGCAAATCATCGGTGGACTATATTTAGGATTCGCAATGTTAAACTGGTTCACACGTTCCGCCCTAATCGGAGGCATCTATAACAAACCCGTCGTATTAGGAAATCTGATGCATTGTATCGTTGTCTTTTTCGCCCTAATCCGGCAGTTGGCGGAGCAGTTTCATTTCTTACTCTTAATTTTGACATTCATTTATTTTGGGTTTGCCGTCTGGTTTACATTGGTTATGCGCTCGAACCCTTTAAGTAATCAATCAAAAATGCCTGTTTAA
- a CDS encoding DUF2804 domain-containing protein, whose translation MTQHAEREIFLPIALCDKKGNLNPEAIGFARRPIIDSNLSGHFMRKKKWNYWCVYGEEILFSATISHMDYAAVCFVYFLEYETQRYFEKTILIPLGAKVKMPTQVLETIQYKNSEMSIQLTYFNRETHLTVTAPDFDGDPLHAELTIAHPKDDDSLNVVIPWNRRTFQFTAKHHTLPTTGTVKIGNRTFTFTPEESFAVLDYGRGVWPREAIWNWGMASQRVRGQRIGLNFGGKWTDGTGMTENAIFIDGEMMKIHEDVLFHYDRTNFMHPWTIKTKFSGRVNLTFTPFFERVAETNAKLIVSSVHQMVGYYDGFIQLDDGKTLHIQQMLGCIEEHVAKW comes from the coding sequence ATGACACAACATGCAGAAAGGGAAATTTTTCTTCCTATAGCCCTTTGCGATAAAAAAGGTAATTTAAATCCGGAAGCAATCGGTTTTGCACGAAGACCTATTATCGACAGTAATTTGTCAGGGCATTTTATGCGCAAGAAAAAATGGAATTACTGGTGTGTATATGGTGAGGAGATTTTATTTTCCGCGACAATCAGTCATATGGATTACGCAGCTGTATGCTTTGTTTATTTCCTCGAATATGAAACACAACGTTACTTCGAAAAAACAATCTTAATTCCGCTTGGGGCAAAAGTAAAAATGCCGACACAAGTGCTGGAAACAATTCAATATAAAAATTCTGAAATGTCCATCCAACTTACATACTTCAACCGCGAGACCCATTTAACAGTGACTGCGCCTGATTTTGACGGTGACCCTTTACATGCCGAGCTGACAATTGCACATCCGAAAGATGATGACTCACTCAATGTGGTCATTCCATGGAATCGCCGAACATTCCAATTTACGGCGAAACATCACACATTACCAACTACAGGAACGGTAAAAATCGGAAACCGCACCTTCACGTTCACACCGGAAGAAAGCTTTGCCGTACTTGATTACGGCCGTGGTGTATGGCCTCGTGAAGCAATATGGAACTGGGGTATGGCATCACAGCGAGTACGTGGTCAGCGGATTGGATTAAACTTTGGCGGTAAATGGACGGATGGAACAGGCATGACCGAAAATGCCATCTTTATCGACGGTGAAATGATGAAGATTCATGAAGATGTTCTGTTTCACTATGATCGCACTAATTTTATGCATCCTTGGACGATCAAAACAAAATTCAGCGGACGCGTCAACTTAACTTTCACGCCATTTTTTGAACGGGTGGCAGAAACGAATGCGAAACTCATTGTTTCCTCTGTTCATCAGATGGTCGGTTATTACGATGGATTTATTCAGCTCGATGATGGCAAAACACTGCATATCCAGCAAATGCTTGGCTGCATTGAAGAACATGTTGCAAAGTGGTAA
- a CDS encoding GlsB/YeaQ/YmgE family stress response membrane protein, with protein MSFIWFLIIGGVIGWLAGAILGKDVPGGIIGNIIAGIVGAWIGGMLLGSWGPKVSDFYIVPAIIGAIILVFVVSFIMKSMRRAS; from the coding sequence ATGAGTTTTATTTGGTTCTTAATAATTGGCGGGGTTATCGGTTGGCTAGCAGGAGCAATTTTAGGTAAAGATGTCCCAGGTGGAATTATCGGTAATATTATCGCAGGTATTGTTGGTGCATGGATTGGTGGTATGCTTCTAGGAAGTTGGGGACCTAAAGTTTCTGATTTCTATATCGTCCCAGCTATCATAGGTGCAATTATACTTGTGTTCGTTGTAAGCTTTATTATGAAATCGATGCGTAGAGCTTCGTAA
- the helD gene encoding RNA polymerase recycling motor HelD, with protein sequence MTAQDFKQEQQRLHETIHYMDQILNSSKKDIETAQENIRTAMANVEYLDSSDSFLNILMNTRFFELARNQKEGLEAIRQKPYFARIHFQRENENEEFLYIGKTSLFHSETHEPIIVDWRSPVANVYYDGRLGDISYDVRDETHSGHLFAKRQYKIENGELINYRDVDLTTNDELLQEALEGKADVRLTEIVSTIQKEQNEIIRAHLRQPILVQGAAGSGKTTIALHRISYFLYTMGEHFNPEQLMILAPNRLFIDYIADVLPELGVDKICQTTYAQYVLDALNLKLKLQNPNEQLEQLIANPSVQQESAIIAKTKGSPFYELMMNRYIEHHEQKLAALFDDVFIEKYRIMKGEHLRKLFLVEFHYMPVEKRLERIKKVIQTEVKRKTAAVLATLNTRYEDAIGRALNGMRDADKRRRTVTKLIDERDARIPKIKQEAKSVATVYMKKFQKVKVKQMYRELLTNRELLGEVAPEWPFEEVVHFIKAHQKERWVLEDLAALYFLQAKIKGIDDKWKMRVVFIDEVQDYSYFQLAALKAGLETDMFTMVGDLAQGIHSYRSLTEWQPVLSLFPRATYATLQKSYRTTIEIMDVANEILKQMDEDLPLVEPVVRHGKVPEFIAAESFNAAIIQDVLVKIRDNQHQSIALICKTTDEAVQLIEQLENSDIPAQLLDENSAIDQQKLLVIPSHLAKGLEFDAVILTSFDTSYDDNPLDRKLLYVALTRAMHELYLIGPSKEAFLMK encoded by the coding sequence ATGACAGCTCAAGATTTTAAGCAGGAACAACAGCGTCTGCATGAAACGATCCATTATATGGATCAGATTTTAAATAGCTCGAAGAAGGATATTGAAACGGCACAGGAAAATATCCGTACTGCGATGGCCAATGTTGAGTATTTGGACTCCAGTGACAGCTTCCTGAATATTTTAATGAATACACGTTTTTTCGAGCTTGCCCGTAATCAAAAAGAAGGGTTGGAAGCGATTCGGCAAAAACCGTATTTTGCACGAATTCATTTCCAGCGTGAAAATGAAAACGAGGAGTTTCTTTATATCGGAAAGACTTCACTTTTCCATAGCGAAACCCATGAACCGATTATTGTTGACTGGCGCTCCCCTGTCGCAAACGTCTATTACGATGGCCGCCTTGGTGATATTTCTTATGATGTCCGGGATGAAACACATTCCGGTCATTTGTTTGCCAAGCGCCAATATAAAATTGAAAACGGCGAGCTGATCAATTACCGGGATGTCGATTTAACAACAAATGATGAGCTCCTTCAAGAAGCGCTTGAAGGGAAAGCAGATGTCCGGTTAACCGAAATTGTCTCTACTATCCAGAAGGAACAAAACGAAATTATCCGTGCACATCTTCGTCAGCCGATCCTTGTACAAGGTGCAGCTGGTTCAGGGAAAACAACAATCGCCCTGCACCGGATTTCGTATTTCCTTTACACAATGGGCGAGCATTTCAATCCTGAGCAATTGATGATACTTGCACCAAACCGGTTATTTATCGACTATATTGCTGATGTATTGCCTGAGCTTGGCGTCGATAAAATTTGCCAAACAACGTATGCGCAATATGTCCTTGATGCACTGAATTTAAAGCTAAAACTGCAAAATCCGAATGAACAGCTCGAGCAGCTCATTGCAAACCCTTCCGTACAGCAAGAGAGTGCCATAATTGCGAAAACAAAAGGCAGTCCATTTTATGAACTGATGATGAACCGTTATATCGAACACCATGAACAGAAGCTAGCGGCATTGTTTGATGATGTATTCATTGAAAAATACCGCATTATGAAGGGCGAGCATTTACGAAAGCTGTTTTTAGTGGAATTTCATTATATGCCTGTGGAAAAACGGCTTGAACGTATTAAAAAGGTAATTCAAACAGAGGTAAAACGGAAAACGGCAGCAGTGCTCGCGACATTGAATACGCGTTATGAAGATGCGATCGGTCGTGCGCTAAACGGCATGCGGGACGCAGACAAACGCCGGCGTACAGTAACAAAGCTGATTGATGAACGGGATGCCCGCATTCCAAAAATTAAACAGGAAGCCAAATCCGTTGCAACAGTCTATATGAAAAAATTCCAGAAAGTAAAAGTGAAACAGATGTACCGTGAGCTTTTGACGAATCGGGAATTGCTCGGTGAAGTTGCTCCTGAATGGCCTTTTGAAGAAGTGGTGCATTTTATAAAAGCGCATCAGAAAGAACGTTGGGTGCTGGAGGATTTGGCGGCACTTTACTTTTTACAGGCTAAAATTAAAGGTATCGATGACAAGTGGAAAATGCGCGTCGTTTTTATCGATGAAGTTCAGGACTACAGCTATTTCCAGCTTGCTGCACTAAAAGCCGGGCTTGAAACGGATATGTTCACAATGGTTGGAGATCTTGCCCAAGGGATACACAGCTACCGGTCACTGACAGAATGGCAGCCAGTACTCTCACTTTTTCCGCGCGCAACGTATGCAACACTTCAAAAAAGCTACCGAACAACAATTGAAATTATGGACGTTGCCAATGAAATCCTGAAGCAGATGGATGAGGATCTACCGCTTGTTGAACCTGTTGTCCGTCACGGGAAAGTACCGGAATTCATCGCCGCAGAAAGTTTTAATGCGGCTATAATTCAAGACGTTCTTGTAAAGATTCGAGACAATCAGCATCAATCTATTGCACTTATTTGTAAAACAACCGATGAAGCCGTTCAGTTAATCGAACAGCTTGAAAACTCGGATATCCCTGCCCAGCTGCTCGACGAAAATTCAGCAATTGATCAGCAAAAACTTCTTGTTATCCCAAGTCATTTGGCAAAAGGTTTAGAGTTTGATGCGGTCATTCTCACGTCATTTGATACATCTTATGATGACAATCCGCTTGACCGGAAACTGCTCTATGTTGCCTTAACCCGTGCCATGCATGAGCTTTATCTGATTGGTCCATCAAAAGAGGCTTTTTTGATGAAGTGA